A single window of Mycolicibacterium aurum DNA harbors:
- a CDS encoding TfoX/Sxy family protein yields the protein MAYDTELADRIRELLSTERGVEEKTMFGGLAFLINGNMSVAVSSKGGLMVRVPPEDTARLLDRDHVEPMIMSGRETRGWLRVQAEGLRTRRQLSPWVTRGVEYAKSLPAKQR from the coding sequence ATGGCGTACGACACCGAACTCGCCGACCGGATCAGGGAACTGCTGTCCACCGAGCGGGGTGTCGAGGAGAAGACGATGTTCGGCGGGCTGGCGTTCCTTATCAACGGCAACATGTCGGTCGCCGTCAGCTCGAAGGGTGGCCTCATGGTCCGGGTGCCGCCCGAGGACACCGCCCGCCTGCTCGACCGCGACCACGTGGAGCCCATGATCATGTCCGGGCGCGAGACCCGCGGCTGGCTCCGGGTGCAGGCCGAGGGCCTCAGGACCAGGCGACAGCTCTCACCGTGGGTCACCCGCGGCGTCGAGTACGCCAAGAGCCTGCCCGCCAAACAGCGATAG
- a CDS encoding malate dehydrogenase: MSTSPSPVTVAVTGAAGQIGYAALFRIAAGAMLGHDTLVHLRLLELPDAVRAAEGVVMELDDGAFPLLASTEIFDDPAKGFDGVDIALLIGAKPRSKGMERADLLSANAQIFATAGRALNAGASADLRVLVVGNPANTNALVASAHAPDIPAERFTALTRLDHNRAVAAMARHSGVPVTEISRMTIWGNHSPTQYPDIFHCIVGGRAGADYAADTRWLTDDFIPTVARRGTAIIEARGASSAASAANGAIDHVDDWVHGTPEGDWTSVALPSPGVYGVDDGLVCSFPCRSVDGRWEIVEGLDINPFSRARIDASVAELRAERDAVAALGLL; encoded by the coding sequence ATGTCGACCTCCCCGTCTCCGGTCACCGTCGCCGTCACGGGCGCGGCAGGTCAGATCGGCTATGCCGCGCTGTTTCGCATCGCGGCAGGCGCGATGCTCGGCCACGACACGCTCGTACACCTGCGGCTACTCGAGTTGCCTGATGCCGTGCGCGCGGCCGAGGGCGTCGTGATGGAACTCGACGACGGCGCGTTCCCGCTGTTGGCGAGCACCGAGATCTTCGACGACCCGGCCAAGGGCTTCGACGGCGTCGATATCGCGCTGCTGATCGGTGCCAAGCCGCGCTCCAAGGGGATGGAACGAGCCGACCTTCTCAGCGCGAATGCCCAGATCTTCGCGACGGCGGGCAGGGCCCTCAACGCCGGTGCGTCCGCTGACTTACGGGTGCTGGTCGTCGGAAACCCTGCCAACACCAACGCGCTGGTCGCCTCCGCGCACGCCCCGGACATCCCCGCAGAGCGGTTCACCGCGCTCACCCGCCTCGACCACAACCGCGCCGTCGCGGCGATGGCCCGGCACTCGGGGGTTCCCGTCACCGAAATCAGCAGGATGACGATCTGGGGCAATCACTCGCCGACCCAGTACCCCGACATCTTCCACTGCATCGTCGGCGGACGGGCCGGCGCCGACTACGCCGCCGACACCCGTTGGCTCACCGATGATTTCATCCCGACCGTGGCACGGCGTGGTACCGCGATTATCGAGGCCAGAGGCGCGAGCTCGGCTGCCTCCGCCGCCAACGGGGCGATCGACCACGTCGACGACTGGGTGCACGGGACGCCCGAGGGCGACTGGACGTCGGTGGCATTGCCCTCCCCCGGTGTCTATGGCGTGGACGACGGGCTGGTCTGCTCGTTCCCGTGCCGTTCGGTCGACGGCCGCTGGGAGATCGTCGAAGGCCTTGACATCAACCCGTTCTCGCGAGCGCGGATCGACGCGTCGGTTGCCGAGTTGCGCGCCGAGCGCGACGCGGTGGCCGCGCTCGGGCTGCTGTAA
- a CDS encoding acetyl-CoA acetyltransferase, producing the protein MPIDPRTPVLVGYGQVNQHDENPDVEPVDLMVAAAREAADPRVLEAVDAVRIVNLLSWRYRDPGLLLAQRIRADGAATRYTGIGGNVPQTLVNLACLDIQQGRADVVLIAGAETWRTRTRMRAQGRKQDWTRQDESVPLAPGSDENMPMAGPGDLKINLDRPAYVYPMFEQAVRIAAGESPDEHRRRIGDLWAQFSAVAAGNPHAWSREALTAEQIWQPSPTNRMISWPYTKLMNSNNMVDQGAVLILASAEKATTLQISSERWVFPYAGADSRDTYAIGERAEFHTSPAIRIAGRRALELAGAGIDDMDLVDVYSCFPSAVQVAAKELGLPIGDPARPLTVTGGLTFAGGPWNNYVTHSIATMAEQLASRPGKRGLITANGGYLTKHSFGVYGTEPPEHEFRWEDVQAEVDAEPTRTALVDWSGVGTVESWTTPVDRDGTPEKAFLAVRTPEDARVLAVITDPADAETTVRDDIAGASVRVHEDGTASLEQPR; encoded by the coding sequence ATGCCCATCGACCCCAGGACACCGGTGCTCGTCGGCTACGGCCAGGTGAACCAGCACGATGAGAACCCCGACGTCGAACCGGTGGACCTCATGGTGGCCGCCGCGCGTGAGGCCGCGGATCCGCGCGTTCTCGAGGCCGTCGACGCCGTGCGCATCGTCAACCTGCTGTCGTGGCGATATCGAGATCCGGGATTGCTTCTTGCCCAACGTATCCGCGCCGACGGGGCGGCCACACGCTACACCGGCATCGGCGGCAACGTGCCGCAGACACTGGTCAACCTGGCATGCCTGGACATCCAGCAGGGCCGCGCCGACGTCGTGTTGATCGCGGGCGCGGAGACGTGGCGCACCCGGACCCGGATGCGCGCCCAGGGCAGGAAGCAGGACTGGACGCGCCAGGACGAATCAGTGCCGCTGGCCCCGGGGTCGGACGAGAACATGCCGATGGCGGGTCCCGGCGACCTCAAGATCAACCTGGACCGCCCGGCGTACGTGTATCCGATGTTCGAGCAGGCGGTGCGCATCGCCGCGGGAGAGTCGCCGGACGAGCACCGCCGCCGGATAGGGGATCTGTGGGCGCAGTTCTCGGCCGTGGCCGCGGGCAATCCGCACGCGTGGAGCCGGGAGGCGCTGACCGCCGAGCAGATCTGGCAACCGTCGCCGACGAACCGGATGATCAGCTGGCCCTACACCAAGTTGATGAACTCCAACAACATGGTCGATCAGGGTGCCGTGCTGATCCTGGCGTCGGCGGAGAAGGCCACCACTCTCCAGATCTCCTCCGAGCGTTGGGTTTTCCCCTACGCCGGGGCCGATTCCCGCGACACGTACGCCATCGGTGAGCGGGCGGAATTCCACACCTCTCCGGCGATCCGCATCGCGGGCCGCCGCGCACTGGAGCTCGCCGGCGCCGGGATCGACGACATGGACCTGGTGGACGTGTATTCGTGTTTCCCGTCGGCCGTCCAGGTCGCGGCCAAGGAGCTCGGCCTTCCCATCGGTGACCCGGCTCGGCCGCTGACCGTGACGGGCGGACTGACGTTCGCCGGAGGGCCGTGGAACAACTACGTCACGCACTCCATCGCCACCATGGCCGAGCAGCTGGCGTCCCGGCCGGGAAAGCGCGGTCTGATCACCGCCAACGGCGGATACCTGACCAAGCACAGCTTCGGCGTATACGGCACCGAGCCCCCGGAACACGAATTCCGTTGGGAGGACGTCCAAGCCGAGGTCGACGCCGAACCCACCCGCACCGCGCTGGTCGACTGGAGTGGGGTGGGGACTGTCGAGTCGTGGACGACGCCGGTGGATCGCGACGGCACGCCCGAAAAGGCGTTCCTGGCGGTGCGGACACCCGAGGACGCCCGGGTACTCGCGGTGATCACCGATCCGGCCGACGCCGAAACGACCGTGCGGGACGACATCGCCGGCGCGTCGGTACGCGTGCACGAGGACGGTACAGCGTCGCTGGAACAGCCTCGTTAG
- a CDS encoding SDR family oxidoreductase, translated as MGASAQFDDPVRGRVVAITGASSGIGEATARLLAARGARVVLGARRTDRLEALADDIRAGGAQVATVTTDVTRAEDLVRLVDTAVGEFGRLDVLVSNAGVSEIGPLVDGDLAGWSSMVDVNLRGVLHGIAAATPVFRRQERGHFVTTVSTAGLKIVPDMGVYAATKNAVRTVMEALRQESTDGVIRTTSISPGFVNTELDGSISNPELRAQIRSSMDTFGLAPEAVARAIVFAIEQPHDVEIGDMTIRPTVQG; from the coding sequence ATGGGTGCATCAGCGCAGTTCGACGATCCTGTCCGAGGCCGAGTGGTTGCGATCACCGGCGCCAGCAGCGGCATCGGGGAGGCCACGGCGCGGTTGCTGGCCGCGCGGGGCGCGCGGGTGGTGCTCGGGGCTCGCCGTACCGATCGCCTCGAGGCGCTTGCCGACGACATCCGGGCCGGCGGCGCGCAGGTGGCGACGGTGACCACGGACGTGACACGGGCCGAGGATCTCGTGAGGTTGGTCGACACGGCCGTCGGCGAGTTCGGGCGCCTCGACGTGCTGGTCTCCAATGCTGGGGTGAGCGAAATCGGGCCCCTGGTCGACGGCGACCTCGCGGGCTGGTCGTCGATGGTCGACGTCAACCTTCGCGGCGTGCTGCACGGCATCGCCGCGGCCACACCGGTGTTCCGGCGTCAGGAACGCGGGCACTTCGTGACGACGGTGTCCACCGCCGGGCTCAAGATCGTGCCGGACATGGGCGTGTACGCGGCGACCAAGAACGCCGTTCGCACCGTCATGGAAGCGTTGCGGCAGGAATCGACCGACGGCGTCATACGCACCACATCGATCTCGCCCGGCTTCGTCAACACCGAGCTCGACGGTTCCATCTCGAACCCCGAGCTGCGTGCGCAGATCCGCTCCAGCATGGACACTTTCGGTCTCGCCCCCGAGGCGGTGGCCCGTGCGATCGTGTTCGCGATCGAGCAGCCACACGACGTCGAGATCGGCGACATGACCATCCGCCCGACTGTTCAGGGCTGA
- the lon gene encoding endopeptidase La, with amino-acid sequence MAEATSVPVLFVSEPIVLPGMVVPIELDDAARAAVDAAQASETGKLLIAPRLDDRYPTYGVLASIVQVGRVPGGGAAAVIRGEKRAHIGSGTTGPGAALWVLIDEVVEADATDEVRALAAEYKKLLLAMLQRREAWQIVDVVNKITDPSALADTAGYAAYLSDVHKRELLETEDVAERLRSLISWTGEHLAETEVNDKIAEDVRAGMDKQQKEFLLRQQLAAIRKELGEGEPEGSDDYRARVEAADLPEKVREAALREVGKLERSSDQSPEGGWIRTWLDTVLDLPWNVTTEDSTDLKSAREILDADHHGLDDVKDRIVEYLAVRARRAQRGMAVVGGRGSGAVMVLAGPPGVGKTSLGESVARALGRKFVRVALGGVRDEAEIRGHRRTYVGALPGRLVRAIGEAGSMNPVVLLDEIDKVGSDYRGDPSAALLEVLDPAQNHTFRDHYLDLDLDLSDVVFLATANVIENIPQALLDRMELVQIDGYTEDDKVAIARDYLLPRQAERAALTAEEVTVTDAALHKIAADYTREPGVRQFERLLAKALRKATTKLAARDESEEPLTIDEPDLVAYLGRPRFTPESDERTAVPGVATGLAVTGLGGDVLFIEANSNSGEAGLQLTGQLGDVMKESAQIALSYVRAHAEQLGVDPKELDRQIHVHFPAGAVPKDGPSAGVTMVTALVSMATGRKVRSDVGMTGEVTLNGRVLPIGGVKQKLLAAQRAGLKTVFIPQRNEPDLDDVPAEVLEAVEVRPMTDVADIVALALEPVAETATVAA; translated from the coding sequence ATGGCTGAAGCCACATCAGTGCCGGTCTTGTTTGTCAGTGAACCGATCGTGCTGCCCGGAATGGTGGTGCCGATCGAACTCGACGACGCCGCCCGCGCGGCCGTGGATGCCGCGCAGGCCAGCGAGACGGGCAAGCTGCTCATCGCGCCCCGGCTCGACGACCGCTACCCCACCTACGGCGTGCTCGCCTCGATCGTGCAGGTCGGTCGCGTGCCCGGTGGCGGTGCCGCCGCGGTGATTCGCGGCGAGAAGCGTGCGCACATCGGTTCCGGAACGACGGGCCCGGGTGCGGCGCTGTGGGTGCTGATCGATGAAGTGGTCGAGGCGGACGCCACCGACGAGGTCAGGGCGCTGGCCGCGGAGTACAAGAAGCTCCTGCTGGCGATGCTGCAACGTCGCGAGGCGTGGCAGATCGTCGACGTGGTCAACAAGATCACCGATCCGTCCGCGCTGGCCGACACCGCCGGCTACGCCGCCTACCTGAGCGACGTGCACAAGCGTGAACTGCTGGAGACCGAGGACGTGGCCGAGCGGCTGCGTTCATTGATCAGCTGGACCGGTGAACACCTGGCCGAGACCGAGGTGAACGACAAGATCGCCGAGGACGTCCGCGCCGGCATGGACAAGCAGCAGAAGGAATTCCTGCTGCGCCAGCAGCTGGCCGCCATCCGCAAGGAACTCGGCGAGGGTGAGCCCGAAGGCTCCGACGACTACCGTGCCCGTGTCGAGGCGGCCGATCTGCCCGAGAAAGTGCGCGAGGCGGCGCTGCGTGAGGTGGGCAAGCTGGAACGCTCCAGCGACCAGAGTCCCGAGGGCGGCTGGATCCGCACCTGGCTGGACACCGTGCTGGACCTGCCGTGGAACGTCACGACCGAGGATTCGACGGACCTGAAGTCCGCTCGGGAGATCCTCGACGCCGACCACCACGGTCTGGACGACGTGAAGGACCGGATCGTCGAGTATCTGGCGGTTCGGGCCCGTCGCGCCCAGCGCGGCATGGCCGTTGTCGGTGGGCGAGGGTCCGGCGCCGTGATGGTGTTGGCGGGCCCTCCCGGTGTGGGCAAGACGTCGCTGGGCGAATCGGTGGCACGGGCGTTGGGCCGCAAGTTCGTTCGCGTCGCCCTCGGCGGCGTGCGCGACGAGGCCGAGATCCGCGGCCACCGGCGCACCTACGTCGGCGCCCTGCCGGGTCGGCTGGTCCGGGCGATCGGCGAGGCGGGGTCGATGAACCCTGTCGTGCTGCTCGACGAGATCGACAAGGTGGGTTCGGATTACCGCGGCGACCCGAGTGCGGCGCTGCTGGAGGTGCTGGACCCGGCGCAGAACCACACGTTCCGCGACCACTACCTGGACCTCGATCTCGACCTGTCCGACGTGGTGTTCCTGGCGACGGCCAACGTCATCGAGAACATCCCGCAGGCGCTGCTGGACCGCATGGAGCTGGTGCAGATCGACGGGTACACCGAGGACGACAAGGTGGCCATCGCGCGGGATTACCTGTTGCCCCGCCAAGCCGAGCGTGCTGCGCTCACCGCCGAGGAAGTGACGGTGACCGACGCTGCGCTGCACAAGATTGCGGCCGACTACACCCGTGAGCCGGGTGTGCGGCAGTTCGAACGGTTGCTGGCGAAGGCCCTGCGCAAAGCCACGACGAAGCTGGCTGCCAGGGACGAGTCCGAGGAGCCGCTGACCATCGACGAGCCCGATCTTGTTGCGTACCTTGGTCGTCCGCGATTCACGCCCGAGTCCGACGAACGCACCGCGGTGCCGGGTGTGGCGACCGGACTGGCCGTCACAGGTCTGGGCGGCGACGTGCTCTTCATCGAGGCGAACTCGAACTCCGGCGAGGCTGGGCTGCAGCTGACCGGTCAGCTGGGTGACGTGATGAAGGAGTCGGCGCAGATCGCGCTGTCCTACGTCCGTGCGCACGCCGAGCAGTTGGGCGTCGACCCGAAGGAGCTGGATCGGCAGATCCACGTGCACTTCCCGGCAGGCGCGGTGCCCAAGGACGGTCCGTCCGCGGGTGTCACGATGGTGACGGCGCTGGTGTCCATGGCCACCGGCCGGAAGGTGCGCAGCGACGTCGGCATGACCGGCGAGGTCACGCTGAACGGGCGGGTGCTGCCCATCGGCGGCGTCAAGCAGAAGCTGCTGGCGGCGCAACGGGCCGGGCTGAAGACCGTCTTCATCCCGCAGCGCAACGAGCCCGATCTGGACGACGTGCCTGCCGAGGTGCTGGAGGCGGTGGAGGTCCGGCCGATGACCGACGTGGCCGACATCGTCGCGCTGGCTCTGGAGCCGGTCGCCGAGACAGCCACAGTCGCGGCCTGA
- a CDS encoding endonuclease: protein MTTDATLRRLLDTAGTTYAEEAGIRLDDTPMPLFELLTLCMLASKPIGAAIAMRAARELFAEKLRTPATVLAADRPTMIAAFGRAGYARYDESSATRLVAIATAVRDEYHGDLRGLAERAGHDVPRAGKLLKQFAGIGDTGVDIFLREVQDVWTWVRPHFDARATRAAAQLGLPADADELAELGGTNCARLAAALVRVSLDTGLRAEVTQ from the coding sequence ATGACCACCGACGCGACGCTCCGGCGCCTGCTGGACACCGCCGGTACGACCTACGCGGAAGAGGCCGGCATCCGGCTCGACGACACGCCGATGCCGTTGTTCGAGCTGCTGACGCTGTGCATGCTGGCCAGCAAGCCGATCGGTGCCGCGATCGCCATGCGCGCCGCACGCGAGTTGTTCGCCGAGAAGCTGCGCACCCCCGCCACCGTGCTCGCGGCGGACCGCCCGACGATGATCGCGGCCTTCGGGCGAGCCGGGTACGCGCGCTACGACGAGAGTTCGGCGACTCGTCTGGTCGCCATCGCGACCGCGGTGCGCGACGAGTACCACGGGGACCTCCGGGGCCTGGCCGAGCGCGCCGGTCACGACGTCCCCCGGGCCGGGAAGCTCCTGAAGCAGTTCGCAGGCATCGGCGACACCGGCGTCGACATCTTCCTGCGCGAAGTCCAGGATGTCTGGACATGGGTGCGCCCGCACTTCGACGCGCGGGCCACCCGCGCCGCCGCGCAGCTCGGTCTGCCCGCCGATGCCGACGAGCTGGCCGAGTTGGGCGGCACGAACTGTGCGCGGCTGGCGGCGGCGCTGGTGCGAGTGTCGCTCGACACGGGGCTCCGGGCCGAGGTCACGCAGTGA
- a CDS encoding LLM class flavin-dependent oxidoreductase, with translation MPRRGEPLRKLGFLTIGRFDAADPGPGIEETLQTIQRAEELGYDSVWLRDRHLQPGISSPVAIMAAASQRTSRIELGTAVIPLGLENPFRLAEDLATVDIMSGGRINPGVSVGTPMMYEHYKTALYPESHELQDFSKERVLRLLRHLRGEPVSDFAGTVGIEQFTDHIQPHSPGLADRIWYGGGLDSAIWAGQQGINYLTSSVVTTEGSESRDFATIQGEQIDAFRAHHPRPEQARVSQGLVVIPTDSATDDQVRRYRDYAASRIERTKTPQGPRGMLFSPDYVGTSDELADQLFAHAGFQRADEVAFALPFTFGADDYAQIITDIAEKLGPTLGWSPAGR, from the coding sequence ATGCCCAGACGCGGAGAACCGCTGCGCAAGCTCGGGTTCCTGACGATCGGCCGCTTCGACGCCGCCGACCCGGGCCCCGGCATCGAGGAGACCCTGCAGACCATCCAGCGGGCCGAAGAACTCGGCTACGACAGCGTCTGGCTGCGTGATCGTCATCTGCAGCCCGGGATTTCCTCGCCCGTCGCCATCATGGCCGCAGCCAGCCAGCGGACCAGCCGCATCGAGCTGGGCACTGCCGTGATCCCGCTGGGCCTGGAGAACCCGTTCCGCCTGGCCGAGGACCTCGCCACCGTCGACATCATGTCCGGTGGGCGCATCAACCCCGGCGTCTCGGTCGGCACACCGATGATGTACGAGCACTACAAGACCGCGTTGTACCCGGAATCTCATGAGCTTCAGGACTTCTCGAAAGAGCGGGTGCTGCGGCTGCTGCGGCACCTGCGCGGCGAGCCGGTCAGCGACTTCGCGGGCACGGTCGGCATCGAACAGTTCACCGATCACATCCAGCCACACTCCCCCGGCCTGGCCGACCGCATCTGGTACGGCGGCGGCCTCGACTCGGCGATCTGGGCCGGCCAGCAGGGCATCAACTACCTGACCAGTTCCGTGGTGACAACAGAAGGTTCCGAGTCGCGCGACTTCGCCACCATCCAGGGCGAGCAGATCGACGCCTTCCGCGCCCACCACCCCCGGCCCGAGCAGGCGCGGGTGTCCCAGGGGCTCGTCGTCATCCCCACCGACTCGGCCACCGACGACCAGGTCCGCCGTTACCGCGACTACGCCGCGAGCCGCATCGAGCGGACCAAGACCCCGCAGGGCCCGCGAGGCATGCTCTTCTCACCCGACTATGTCGGTACCTCGGACGAACTCGCCGATCAGCTGTTCGCCCACGCCGGATTCCAGCGCGCCGACGAGGTGGCGTTCGCGCTGCCGTTCACCTTCGGCGCCGACGACTACGCACAGATCATCACCGACATCGCCGAGAAGCTGGGGCCGACGCTGGGCTGGTCGCCCGCGGGGCGCTAG
- a CDS encoding HNH endonuclease signature motif containing protein translates to MSLAATSLGPKERLEVLFDELSELAGQRNAIDGRIVDIVAELDGDRLWGMTGAKSIASLVAWKLGVSPRNAETIVAVADRAEQFPRCTTGLRQGWLSLDQVGVIAERAGDGSDDHYVGLARYATVTQLRTAVTQELPPEPDPTPEEDDEEDDDEDGEVRPQPGPEAGQSITKISEAGFTTWRIRLANPEAAVFDAALSAHRDALIAEWKDDHRIEGRDGAGVAPFPSMLGAFTRLVESSWDAEAARRPHGQHTTVVVHVDVDTKVGALHLGPLLTDEQRRYLSCDATCEVWFQRHGQPIGAGRATRTVNRRLRRALEHRDRCCVVPGCGATRGLHAHHLIHWEDGGVTELDNLVLVCPFHHRAHHRGVITLTGPAHTLVVADARGRPLSGASLARPPTTAPPRVPPYRGPTGERAQWKWYHPFKAPPPTTN, encoded by the coding sequence ATGTCTTTGGCGGCAACATCTTTGGGACCTAAGGAGCGTCTTGAGGTGTTGTTCGACGAGTTGTCGGAGTTGGCGGGTCAGCGTAACGCGATCGATGGGCGCATCGTCGATATCGTGGCCGAACTCGACGGTGACCGGCTGTGGGGCATGACGGGGGCGAAATCGATCGCCTCGCTGGTGGCGTGGAAGCTGGGGGTGTCCCCGCGCAACGCCGAGACCATCGTCGCGGTGGCTGATCGGGCCGAGCAGTTCCCGCGCTGCACCACCGGGTTGCGGCAGGGCTGGTTGTCGCTGGATCAGGTGGGGGTGATCGCCGAACGCGCCGGTGACGGCTCCGATGACCATTATGTGGGGTTGGCGCGGTATGCGACGGTCACCCAGTTACGCACCGCGGTCACACAAGAACTGCCCCCCGAACCCGACCCCACCCCCGAAGAGGACGACGAAGAGGACGACGACGAGGACGGCGAGGTTCGTCCGCAGCCCGGTCCGGAGGCCGGGCAGTCCATCACCAAGATCAGCGAAGCGGGGTTCACGACGTGGCGGATCCGGCTGGCGAATCCCGAGGCTGCCGTGTTCGACGCAGCGTTGTCGGCCCACCGCGATGCCCTGATCGCCGAGTGGAAAGACGACCACCGGATCGAGGGCCGCGACGGGGCGGGCGTGGCGCCGTTCCCGAGCATGCTGGGGGCGTTCACCCGGCTGGTCGAGTCCAGTTGGGACGCCGAAGCGGCCCGGCGTCCGCACGGCCAGCACACCACCGTCGTCGTGCACGTCGATGTGGACACGAAGGTCGGGGCGCTGCATCTGGGTCCGCTGCTGACCGACGAGCAGCGCCGCTACCTGAGCTGCGATGCCACCTGCGAGGTGTGGTTCCAACGCCACGGCCAACCCATCGGGGCCGGGCGGGCCACCCGCACCGTCAACCGGCGGCTACGCCGGGCGCTGGAGCACCGCGACCGCTGTTGTGTGGTGCCCGGCTGCGGGGCGACCCGCGGCCTGCACGCGCACCACCTGATCCATTGGGAAGACGGCGGCGTGACCGAACTCGACAACCTGGTGCTCGTCTGCCCGTTCCATCACCGGGCGCATCACCGCGGCGTCATCACCCTCACCGGACCGGCCCACACCCTCGTCGTCGCCGACGCCCGAGGTCGTCCACTCAGCGGCGCCTCACTGGCCCGGCCACCCACCACCGCCCCACCCCGCGTTCCGCCGTACCGCGGACCGACCGGCGAACGCGCCCAATGGAAGTGGTACCACCCCTTCAAGGCACCACCACCGACCACCAACTAA